The Candidatus Arthromitus sp. SFB-mouse-Japan genome includes a region encoding these proteins:
- a CDS encoding manganese efflux pump MntP, producing MEILLIPIALALDAFGVALSLGFSNKYKFKQLMLFCLSFGFFQFLFSFMGGVCGELVNSYILAIPKLFGGIVILIVGILMFKEAMSHCDEDDYEDKKLFNNLYITLGISVSIDALVVGFTAYNLHNLSLIFLNTLLVGIVTLILSMFAVVLSMHLKKIKIITKYADFLGGVLLILFGLKMIFF from the coding sequence GTGGAAATTTTATTGATTCCAATAGCACTAGCTTTAGATGCTTTTGGCGTAGCATTAAGTTTAGGGTTTTCTAATAAATATAAATTCAAACAACTTATGTTATTTTGCTTGAGTTTTGGATTTTTTCAATTTTTATTTTCCTTTATGGGAGGAGTTTGTGGAGAATTAGTAAATTCATATATTTTAGCGATTCCTAAGTTATTTGGTGGAATTGTAATTTTAATTGTAGGAATACTAATGTTCAAAGAGGCTATGTCGCATTGTGATGAGGATGATTATGAAGATAAAAAATTATTTAATAATTTATATATAACTCTTGGTATATCTGTTAGTATAGACGCATTAGTTGTTGGATTTACAGCGTATAATTTACATAATTTAAGTTTAATATTTTTAAATACACTTTTGGTTGGAATTGTAACATTAATTTTATCAATGTTTGCAGTGGTTTTATCTATGCATTTAAAGAAGATAAAAATTATAACAAAGTATGCTGATTTTTTGGGAGGAGTTTTGCTTATATTATTTGGTCTTAAAATGATCTTTTTTTAG
- a CDS encoding Fur family transcriptional regulator produces MEYIDILNKVGLKVTKSRSVVLSIFENADRILNVSEIYDVCRDRGFAINLSTIYRTCETFSEKRILDKVIGNDRVSGYRLSIRSHVHEIKCSFCNKIVQITCPFNILRQYIENNTGFTLTKHSIDIAGICDECKKNKS; encoded by the coding sequence ATGGAATATATAGATATTTTAAATAAGGTAGGATTAAAGGTGACAAAATCTAGAAGTGTTGTTTTAAGCATATTTGAGAATGCCGATAGGATTTTAAATGTATCTGAAATTTATGATGTATGCAGGGATAGAGGTTTTGCCATAAATTTATCTACTATATATAGAACATGTGAAACATTTTCTGAAAAAAGGATATTGGATAAGGTTATTGGTAATGATAGAGTGAGTGGATATAGGCTTTCTATAAGATCTCATGTACACGAGATAAAGTGTAGTTTTTGTAATAAAATCGTACAGATAACGTGTCCATTTAATATTTTAAGGCAATACATAGAGAATAATACCGGGTTTACTTTGACAAAGCATAGTATAGATATAGCTGGTATATGTGACGAATGTAAAAAAAACAAGAGCTAA
- a CDS encoding metal ABC transporter permease, whose product MFKYEFIRNAFIAGFFISIICPFIGNFIVLKRYSYISDTLSHASFAGVALSYILGINSLLVSIGYTIICAILIEYLRNYYKNFSEISLSIILTLSLGIAIIISSSSLVNINIESIIFGSILTLNKKDLMFIICTSLIVLITLIIHYKKFTLIILDEDFSRISKFNTSFYNILFSILLSLTISASIKVVGLLVVSSIMIIPVAAAFRFKKGFSKTILISIILGIMCVILGLFLSYHLNTAPGGTIALTSITILIICLIITKNKN is encoded by the coding sequence GTGTTTAAATATGAATTTATACGAAATGCATTTATTGCAGGATTCTTTATATCCATAATATGTCCATTTATAGGAAATTTTATCGTTCTTAAGAGATACTCATATATAAGTGATACACTATCCCATGCTTCTTTCGCTGGCGTTGCATTATCGTACATACTAGGCATTAATTCATTACTTGTATCAATAGGATACACTATAATTTGTGCTATTCTCATTGAATACCTAAGAAACTATTATAAGAATTTTTCAGAAATATCCCTCTCTATAATTCTAACTTTAAGTTTAGGCATAGCTATAATCATATCGAGTAGTAGTCTTGTCAACATAAATATAGAAAGCATTATATTCGGAAGTATACTAACGCTAAATAAAAAAGACTTAATGTTTATAATATGTACAAGCTTAATTGTATTAATAACATTAATAATTCACTACAAGAAATTTACCTTAATAATACTAGATGAAGATTTCTCTCGAATATCTAAATTTAACACGTCATTTTATAATATTTTATTTTCCATATTGCTAAGCTTAACAATATCTGCATCCATAAAAGTCGTTGGGTTACTTGTAGTATCATCAATTATGATTATACCTGTGGCAGCAGCATTTAGATTTAAAAAAGGATTCTCCAAGACAATATTAATTTCAATTATTTTAGGAATTATGTGCGTTATTTTAGGGCTTTTTTTATCCTATCATCTAAATACAGCGCCCGGTGGTACAATAGCTCTCACTTCCATAACAATTTTAATAATTTGTCTTATAATAACAAAAAACAAGAACTAA
- a CDS encoding metal ABC transporter ATP-binding protein — translation MLNIAGVNDFMINKNISSDQIINIENLTFSYDNSKYIFKGANLSINRGDFACIIGKNGCGKSTLLRLMLNLIKNKNFNINIETKNVSYIPQIFNFNKDFPITVKEFLKYNAKELNVPFSHVTNLCKKYDLIDNLNSLIGKLSGGQLQKLMLIRSLLKKTDLLIVDEPTNNLDENSKSMIYDNLKELNVSSNITIVVVEHNKDFSNSYANKVFLVKEGSIYRV, via the coding sequence ATGTTAAATATTGCAGGTGTAAATGATTTTATGATTAATAAAAATATTTCTTCAGATCAAATTATAAATATTGAAAACTTAACCTTCAGTTATGATAACTCAAAATATATTTTCAAAGGTGCAAATCTATCTATAAATAGAGGAGATTTTGCATGCATAATAGGAAAAAATGGATGCGGTAAAAGTACCCTGCTTAGACTCATGCTAAATCTAATAAAAAATAAAAATTTTAATATAAACATAGAAACCAAAAATGTATCCTATATTCCTCAAATATTTAACTTTAACAAAGATTTTCCTATAACTGTCAAAGAATTTTTAAAATATAATGCTAAAGAATTGAATGTACCATTTTCTCATGTCACTAACTTATGTAAAAAATACGATTTAATAGATAATCTAAACTCATTAATTGGAAAACTATCTGGCGGTCAATTGCAAAAACTAATGCTAATAAGATCACTTCTTAAAAAAACAGATTTATTAATAGTAGATGAGCCTACAAACAACTTAGATGAAAACAGTAAATCTATGATATATGATAATTTAAAAGAATTAAATGTATCTAGCAATATAACGATTGTTGTAGTTGAACATAATAAGGATTTTTCAAATAGTTACGCTAACAAAGTATTTTTGGTTAAAGAGGGTTCAATATATCGTGTTTAA
- a CDS encoding metal ABC transporter substrate-binding protein yields MGKMKNIILGLGILLFVSCTSQIEKEGISVVTSLNPNYNLIKYIAQDKVSVYNISFSGDSHNFEFTPQDIKNVQDSDMVFYNGLGIDDKILELSDDKNKFVQTTKDANLISLEDEHHNDHDSHNYDHGEYDPHVWLSINEYKTMGKVVLDSLILLDPDNKDFYTNNFTSFSKRIDDIYNSYINDFKLVTNKEFVSNHASYGYLARDFGLVNSSLYDVNNHGEVNPKNLQDIIDIVKQKNVKLIIGDKYESNKELETISNETNITYKVVNNLESQGDYFTEYEELLSSIYDGLR; encoded by the coding sequence ATGGGTAAAATGAAGAACATTATTTTGGGACTAGGTATTTTATTATTTGTATCTTGTACAAGCCAAATTGAAAAAGAAGGTATAAGTGTTGTTACAAGTTTAAATCCTAATTATAATCTTATTAAATACATAGCTCAAGATAAGGTTAGTGTATATAATATTTCATTTAGTGGAGATTCTCATAATTTTGAATTTACTCCTCAAGATATTAAAAATGTTCAGGATTCAGATATGGTTTTTTATAATGGATTAGGTATTGATGATAAGATTTTAGAATTGAGTGATGATAAAAATAAATTTGTACAAACGACTAAAGATGCAAATTTAATAAGTTTGGAAGATGAACATCATAATGATCATGATTCACATAATTATGATCATGGGGAATATGATCCGCATGTATGGTTGAGTATAAATGAATACAAGACTATGGGTAAAGTTGTATTAGATAGTCTTATTTTACTTGATCCTGATAATAAAGATTTTTATACCAATAATTTTACGAGTTTTAGCAAAAGAATTGATGATATATATAATTCATATATAAATGATTTTAAACTTGTAACTAATAAAGAATTTGTAAGTAATCATGCATCTTATGGGTATTTAGCAAGAGATTTTGGATTAGTAAATAGTAGTTTATATGATGTGAATAATCATGGTGAAGTAAATCCTAAAAATTTACAAGATATAATAGATATAGTTAAACAAAAGAATGTGAAACTTATTATAGGGGATAAATATGAGTCTAATAAAGAACTTGAGACTATATCTAATGAAACAAATATTACATATAAAGTTGTTAATAATCTAGAGAGTCAAGGAGATTATTTTACTGAATATGAAGAATTATTAAGTTCAATTTATGATGGATTAAGGTAG
- a CDS encoding DUF6762 family protein, with protein sequence MVFESLLLIDKGRDNLFNDEFRIYIENCFDNIIEFYREDNKIFLVLELKQEYSDYEFEDIISKFPYDEFENIGVISYPKDDEYYPTFIMEMDNDIRENIQFKIDNLMDLFMKKIVKIYCNKV encoded by the coding sequence ATGGTATTTGAGAGTTTATTACTTATAGATAAGGGGAGAGATAATTTATTTAATGATGAATTTAGGATTTATATAGAAAATTGTTTTGATAATATAATAGAATTTTATCGTGAGGATAATAAAATATTTTTAGTTTTGGAACTAAAACAAGAGTATAGTGATTATGAGTTTGAAGATATAATATCTAAATTTCCGTATGATGAATTTGAGAATATAGGTGTAATTTCTTATCCAAAAGACGATGAATATTATCCTACTTTTATAATGGAAATGGATAATGATATTAGAGAAAATATACAATTTAAGATTGATAATTTAATGGACTTGTTTATGAAAAAGATAGTTAAAATTTATTGTAATAAAGTATAA
- a CDS encoding rhomboid family intramembrane serine protease: protein MKRVRNIKNILISSFENEINLNNLSIYSEAHNREIHLYVKEVKDYVLCIAFASLNSYISMNRCIDSYFSSKGIKYNIINIFIVGDLSNVRDTYFQSELYEEAIFIDQKSGKIECFNVHSVGFLNILRNVIEKPYSRFMSKGKSNHLTMFIILISIIVYFIMGNINGDIVSIRDEVLLWAGGKMDPYIQSGEYMRIFISPFLHKNFLQLLVGIITLFFTGSIVEKNTSKIKYLILIILGIFFGNFSSYLLNFSKVFGVGLYVINYTLIGALFVLAFKYKSKVNKLFFVFIFLFIVLNLLNSIFLSNNIDNIGSLASFIFGLIFMRGIDLIKK from the coding sequence ATGAAAAGAGTTCGAAACATAAAGAATATTTTAATCTCTTCTTTTGAAAATGAGATTAATTTAAATAATTTATCTATATATTCTGAAGCACATAATAGAGAGATCCATCTATATGTAAAAGAGGTGAAGGATTATGTATTATGTATAGCCTTTGCATCTTTAAATTCGTATATAAGTATGAATAGGTGTATAGATAGTTATTTTAGTTCTAAGGGTATTAAGTATAATATAATAAATATATTTATAGTTGGTGATTTATCTAATGTTAGAGACACATATTTCCAGAGTGAGCTCTATGAGGAAGCAATTTTTATTGATCAAAAATCTGGGAAAATAGAGTGTTTTAATGTACATAGTGTAGGTTTTTTAAATATTTTAAGAAACGTAATTGAAAAACCATATTCTAGGTTTATGTCTAAGGGGAAGAGTAACCACTTGACAATGTTTATTATTTTGATTAGCATTATAGTTTACTTTATTATGGGTAATATAAATGGTGATATAGTGTCAATTCGTGATGAAGTGTTACTTTGGGCAGGAGGTAAAATGGATCCATATATACAAAGTGGCGAGTATATGAGGATATTTATATCACCATTTTTACATAAAAATTTTTTGCAATTATTAGTTGGGATTATAACATTATTTTTTACAGGTAGTATAGTTGAAAAAAATACTAGTAAAATTAAATATTTGATTCTTATAATACTTGGTATATTTTTCGGTAATTTTTCAAGTTATTTATTAAATTTTTCAAAAGTATTTGGAGTTGGACTATATGTAATAAATTATACTTTGATAGGGGCATTATTTGTTTTAGCGTTCAAATATAAATCAAAAGTAAATAAGTTATTTTTTGTATTTATATTTTTATTTATAGTATTAAATTTATTAAATAGTATATTTTTGAGTAACAATATAGATAACATTGGAAGTTTAGCTTCATTTATATTTGGTTTGATATTTATGAGAGGGATTGATTTGATTAAGAAGTAA
- a CDS encoding rhomboid family intramembrane serine protease translates to MENENYNLDIDTIKIDKDDIVKNLIKKRPVFTNNEAFPWLMIGSIIFYVLFYVLLVYGKNNFVDVDLSSLNLFSVYTGYDIINGNYFGVITNIFIHRSLWDLVNTIFVLLFCGFFMERYIKRNVIVFIYVLSIISFNLISIFVYPDQYYLGSFTIVSSLIGMCIYFCYRFRRFIFKIDRYIYISLMFIGFFISYMVDFYSILQFLVSYLIGIFVMFVLDTKCLRNNK, encoded by the coding sequence ATGGAAAATGAAAATTATAATTTAGATATTGATACTATAAAGATAGATAAAGATGATATTGTTAAGAATTTAATTAAGAAAAGACCAGTTTTTACTAATAACGAAGCATTTCCATGGCTTATGATAGGAAGTATAATTTTTTATGTATTATTTTATGTTTTATTAGTATATGGTAAAAATAATTTTGTTGATGTAGATTTGAGTTCGCTTAATTTATTTAGTGTATATACAGGATATGATATTATAAATGGAAATTATTTTGGAGTTATAACTAACATTTTTATACATAGAAGTTTGTGGGACTTAGTAAATACAATATTTGTATTATTATTTTGTGGATTTTTTATGGAAAGATATATAAAAAGGAATGTGATAGTTTTTATTTATGTACTATCAATTATATCTTTTAATTTAATCTCAATTTTTGTGTATCCAGACCAGTATTACTTGGGATCATTTACCATAGTTTCATCTTTGATTGGAATGTGTATATATTTTTGTTATAGATTTAGGAGATTTATATTTAAGATAGATAGATATATATATATATCTTTGATGTTTATAGGTTTTTTTATAAGTTATATGGTAGATTTTTATAGTATTTTGCAGTTTTTAGTTTCATATTTAATTGGTATATTTGTAATGTTTGTTTTAGATACTAAATGTTTAAGAAATAATAAATAG
- a CDS encoding YkvA family protein, with amino-acid sequence MNLLQVGVKLKADNIQSFIDDFLKIDGINISDIRLHDDMILINKIKYKSFGTISIGLKFHRIEDGILSIAIKKLKAISIPINVFTVNFILKMVINKLNIKGISCDGKQIKIDLRKVFKEFNLNFLEVDIKDIQITEESINVTFGNVDIDMIELINSNKKSPSQGCEMEIQNVENNIEHNVSDINENIIYNVKNMENDEEYRKFCSNNFTGFCKNDKGYFLEYSRFRNRLYNGKFKQTNKIILGKIVFIMSDIGVLCYRLLRDNRVRNSTKILIGFTIFYLLSPIDFINNKFSILDKIDDGLLLVFTLNKIFVSVDREILNYHFDGDEDTLNFLMDSFDLLNSMLGMNNIDKLYSVFEKFVRF; translated from the coding sequence TTGAATTTATTACAAGTTGGAGTTAAGTTAAAAGCTGATAATATCCAATCATTTATAGATGATTTTCTTAAAATAGATGGTATTAATATTTCAGACATTCGATTACATGATGATATGATTTTGATAAATAAAATTAAATATAAATCATTTGGTACTATTTCTATAGGGCTTAAATTTCATAGAATAGAGGATGGGATTTTATCAATTGCCATAAAAAAACTCAAGGCGATAAGTATACCTATTAATGTTTTTACTGTAAATTTCATATTAAAAATGGTTATTAATAAGTTAAATATTAAGGGTATTAGCTGTGATGGTAAACAAATAAAGATAGATTTAAGGAAGGTATTTAAAGAATTTAATCTGAATTTTTTAGAAGTAGATATAAAGGATATACAAATAACTGAGGAAAGTATTAATGTTACTTTTGGGAATGTCGATATTGATATGATCGAACTTATAAATAGTAATAAAAAATCTCCATCTCAAGGATGTGAGATGGAGATTCAAAATGTTGAAAATAATATAGAACATAATGTTTCAGATATTAATGAGAATATAATATATAATGTTAAAAATATGGAAAATGATGAAGAATATAGGAAGTTTTGCAGTAATAATTTTACAGGATTTTGTAAGAATGATAAGGGTTATTTTTTAGAATATTCTAGATTTAGAAATAGGTTATACAATGGAAAATTCAAACAAACAAATAAAATAATTTTGGGTAAGATTGTATTTATAATGTCAGATATAGGTGTACTTTGTTACAGATTATTAAGGGATAATAGGGTTAGAAATAGTACTAAGATATTGATAGGATTTACAATATTTTATTTATTGAGTCCCATAGATTTTATAAATAATAAGTTTAGTATTTTAGATAAGATAGATGATGGTTTATTATTAGTATTTACTTTAAATAAAATATTTGTATCTGTTGATAGGGAAATATTAAATTATCATTTTGATGGTGATGAGGATACGCTTAATTTTTTAATGGATTCATTTGATTTATTAAATTCGATGTTAGGTATGAATAATATAGATAAGTTATATAGTGTGTTTGAAAAATTTGTTAGATTTTAA
- a CDS encoding YtxH domain-containing protein, producing the protein MKGIVLGTTAGALIGVMISVIVPQSSKKLKNKIGKNTSKFIKKGRKTKSQIMKKIAKIMYEVA; encoded by the coding sequence ATGAAAGGTATCGTTTTAGGTACTACAGCTGGTGCTTTAATTGGTGTTATGATTTCGGTGATAGTTCCACAATCTAGTAAAAAACTTAAAAATAAAATAGGTAAAAATACGAGTAAGTTTATTAAGAAAGGAAGGAAAACTAAATCTCAAATAATGAAGAAAATAGCTAAAATTATGTATGAAGTTGCTTAA
- a CDS encoding alpha/beta-type small acid-soluble spore protein yields MGKLVPDAKNGLEQFKSQVANEMGVPFTDYNGNLTSKQCGSVGGEMVKRMVEQYENGLK; encoded by the coding sequence ATGGGTAAATTAGTTCCAGATGCTAAAAATGGATTAGAACAATTTAAGAGCCAAGTTGCCAATGAAATGGGTGTACCTTTCACTGATTATAATGGTAATTTAACTTCTAAACAATGTGGATCTGTCGGTGGAGAAATGGTAAAAAGAATGGTTGAACAATATGAAAATGGATTAAAATAA
- a CDS encoding murein hydrolase activator EnvC family protein, whose protein sequence is MNKNKTLRLSVFLIIVFIFVVNSDAMASVKDSLEQQIQQNNKKIDNVQNEIYSINEEIDAIDDELSKIKSEIDQRNGVINEYLENIELHQKNIDDKALLIDGIEKQMITMEENIEKLNKEIENNQAELVKLEAILADRIKEFYKYSQNNSLGLDLFFSMVFDMNKDLQDVLDTVHSMSKITESDRKLIENIKQIKDNINRDKENLEKEVQSLALYRKDLENQIQEIENSKNELIVKKNELDAELQVVRDLEREYQERYDALDEDSKRKREELINIQQDNEQLQQQLTDYLNSINNSGLVGGSNEVSPSGYLRPSTGPVTSEYGWRVHPIRGTKSLHTGTDFGGKIGDTIIASRAGEVVFAGWYNNVYGNVVILNHGGGYQTFYAHMSRVAVSEGQVVDQGVRIGYMGSTGMSTGAHLHFEIRKDGVSLDPFNFLSR, encoded by the coding sequence GTGAATAAAAATAAGACACTTAGGTTATCAGTGTTTTTAATAATTGTATTTATTTTTGTAGTAAATAGTGATGCTATGGCAAGTGTTAAAGATTCATTAGAACAACAAATACAGCAGAATAATAAAAAAATTGATAATGTGCAAAACGAAATATATAGTATAAATGAAGAAATAGATGCTATTGACGATGAATTATCTAAAATTAAGAGTGAGATAGACCAAAGAAATGGCGTTATTAATGAATATTTGGAAAATATAGAATTACATCAAAAGAATATAGATGATAAAGCTTTATTAATAGACGGTATTGAAAAGCAGATGATTACTATGGAAGAAAATATAGAAAAACTTAATAAGGAAATTGAAAATAATCAGGCTGAATTAGTAAAATTAGAGGCTATACTTGCTGATAGAATAAAAGAATTTTATAAATATTCTCAAAATAATTCATTAGGATTAGATTTGTTTTTTTCAATGGTATTTGATATGAATAAGGATTTACAGGATGTATTGGATACCGTTCATAGTATGTCTAAAATAACTGAGAGCGATAGGAAGTTAATTGAAAATATAAAGCAAATTAAGGATAACATAAATAGAGACAAGGAAAATTTAGAAAAAGAGGTTCAGAGTTTAGCTCTATATAGAAAGGATTTAGAGAATCAGATACAAGAGATAGAGAACTCTAAAAATGAGTTAATTGTAAAGAAAAATGAGTTAGATGCAGAATTGCAAGTTGTTAGGGATTTAGAAAGAGAGTATCAAGAAAGATATGATGCTTTAGATGAGGATTCTAAAAGAAAAAGGGAGGAACTTATAAATATTCAGCAAGATAATGAACAATTACAACAGCAGTTAACAGATTATTTAAATTCGATAAATAATTCAGGTTTAGTTGGTGGTAGTAATGAAGTAAGTCCAAGTGGATACTTAAGACCTTCTACAGGACCAGTTACATCTGAATATGGTTGGAGGGTTCATCCAATAAGAGGTACAAAATCGCTTCATACAGGTACTGATTTTGGAGGTAAAATTGGAGATACGATAATTGCAAGCAGAGCTGGGGAGGTTGTATTTGCTGGTTGGTATAATAATGTTTATGGTAATGTTGTTATTTTAAATCATGGTGGAGGATATCAAACGTTTTATGCTCATATGTCTAGAGTTGCAGTATCTGAGGGACAAGTAGTTGATCAAGGAGTTAGAATTGGTTATATGGGTTCTACTGGTATGAGTACGGGGGCTCATTTACATTTTGAGATTAGAAAAGATGGAGTTAGTTTAGACCCATTTAATTTCTTATCTAGATAG
- the tig gene encoding trigger factor, giving the protein MNVQLNNLENSRVEFIIKIDKKEFSDAIQMSFKKNVSKYNIPGFRKGKIPFEIFRKMIGVEALYNDAANILIERTYKNAVEDHKVEVVDYPSIDIINCKGGEDFEYKATVYVKPNVVLGEYKYLDVEEVSYEVNDNDIEQELQNLREKNARLILKDGTIENGDIVVIDFKGFIDNEPFDGGEAKDYNLVIGSNSFIDNFEDQLIGKSKGDKVDVNVVFPIDYGVDKLKGKEAKFEVNINEIKVKELEELDDNFAKTYSEFSTLDELKNSIREKKIKDNDTKQKYEFENSVIEKVCSNSQVDIPEPMIQSEIDRLIHDFENKVKYQGTTLEQYCQYYGIGLDDIRNNFRDRAVKQVLSNLVIEEISKKENISVNGDELDVKALELAKMYSHDEEKISSIKESLLSSYKDSLKRDIVMSKTVEFLVNQNKKRGIK; this is encoded by the coding sequence ATGAACGTTCAGTTAAATAATCTTGAAAATAGTAGGGTAGAATTTATTATTAAGATAGATAAGAAAGAATTTTCTGATGCTATACAGATGTCTTTTAAGAAAAATGTTTCTAAATATAATATACCAGGATTTAGAAAAGGTAAAATTCCGTTTGAAATATTCAGGAAAATGATTGGAGTCGAGGCGCTTTATAATGATGCTGCAAATATTTTGATAGAGAGAACTTATAAAAATGCTGTTGAAGATCATAAGGTTGAAGTTGTAGATTATCCTAGTATAGATATTATAAATTGTAAAGGGGGAGAAGACTTTGAATATAAAGCAACTGTATATGTTAAACCGAATGTAGTACTTGGAGAGTATAAGTATTTAGATGTAGAGGAAGTTAGCTATGAAGTAAATGATAATGATATTGAACAAGAATTGCAAAATTTAAGAGAAAAAAATGCACGCTTAATTTTAAAAGATGGGACTATAGAGAATGGTGATATAGTTGTAATAGATTTTAAGGGATTTATAGATAATGAACCGTTTGATGGTGGAGAAGCTAAGGATTATAATTTAGTGATAGGATCAAATAGTTTTATAGATAATTTTGAAGATCAGCTTATTGGTAAATCTAAGGGTGATAAGGTAGATGTAAATGTTGTGTTTCCAATTGACTATGGTGTTGATAAATTAAAGGGTAAAGAGGCTAAATTTGAAGTTAATATAAATGAAATAAAAGTTAAAGAATTAGAAGAATTGGATGATAATTTTGCAAAAACTTATTCTGAATTTAGTACTTTAGATGAATTGAAAAATAGCATAAGAGAGAAGAAAATTAAAGATAATGATACGAAGCAAAAATATGAGTTTGAGAATTCTGTTATAGAGAAAGTGTGTAGTAATTCCCAAGTTGATATTCCTGAACCAATGATACAAAGTGAAATTGATAGACTTATACATGATTTTGAGAATAAAGTAAAGTACCAAGGCACAACTTTAGAACAATATTGTCAATATTATGGTATAGGTTTGGATGATATAAGAAATAATTTTAGAGATAGGGCAGTTAAACAAGTTTTATCTAATTTGGTTATAGAAGAGATATCTAAAAAAGAAAATATATCAGTAAATGGGGATGAGCTTGATGTCAAGGCATTAGAATTAGCTAAGATGTACTCTCATGATGAGGAAAAAATTAGTTCTATTAAAGAGAGTCTTTTATCATCATATAAGGATTCTTTAAAGAGAGATATAGTTATGTCAAAGACTGTAGAATTTTTAGTAAATCAAAATAAAAAAAGAGGTATTAAATAG
- the clpP gene encoding ATP-dependent Clp endopeptidase proteolytic subunit ClpP: MALVPIVVEQTSKGERSYDIYSRLLKERIIFLGDEVNDVTASLVVAQLLFLESEDTDKDIHLYINSPGGSITAGMAIYDTMQYIKPDVSTICIGMAASMGAFLLSSGAKGKRFALPNSEIMIHQPLGGFRGQATDIDIHARRILRMKNDLNKILSENTGKSLSQIELDVERDHFLSSYEAKEYGLIDNVISKKK; this comes from the coding sequence ATGGCTTTAGTACCTATAGTTGTTGAGCAGACAAGTAAGGGTGAACGCTCTTACGATATATATTCAAGGTTATTAAAAGAACGTATAATCTTTTTAGGAGATGAGGTAAATGATGTTACCGCGAGTTTAGTAGTTGCTCAATTATTATTTTTAGAAAGTGAAGATACAGATAAGGATATACATTTATATATAAATAGCCCTGGAGGGTCTATAACAGCAGGTATGGCTATATATGATACTATGCAATATATAAAGCCAGATGTATCCACAATTTGTATAGGTATGGCTGCATCTATGGGAGCATTTTTATTATCTTCTGGAGCTAAGGGTAAGAGATTTGCATTACCAAATAGTGAGATAATGATACATCAACCATTAGGTGGGTTTAGAGGTCAAGCAACAGACATAGATATACATGCAAGAAGAATATTAAGAATGAAGAATGATTTAAATAAAATATTGAGTGAAAATACAGGTAAATCACTATCCCAAATAGAGTTAGATGTTGAGAGGGATCATTTTTTGAGTTCTTATGAAGCTAAGGAATATGGATTAATAGATAATGTTATAAGTAAGAAGAAATAA